The stretch of DNA TTTCAACTGCATATAATCATCATCCCCAATGAACATTACAATTAATAgattgaagtatatatatatatatatatatgttgaaagATTCTAAATTCAGTTGGAAACTTACAGCTCTTAAAGCTTCTTCAGGATTAGAGTAAGCAACAAATCCAAACCCTCTGCTCAAACCTTGAGCGTTCATCATAacctaaatataacaaaacgcTTCAGTTCAATGTATGCAAAATAAACTATTGAAGATCAGATAGAGATAATGACAAACCTTGCAAGAGGTAACAATCCCGTACTCAGAGAACATCTCCTTGAGCTTCTCATCATTCACACTATCATCAAGATTTTTCAGATACAGATTTGATCCTTGCAATTTCTCAATCCTGCTTTNATGGTCCCAGGTGATCTGATGTGAGTAAACAGACTctgaaacaagagaagaaggtATATAAAGAGTTTGAAAATCAGTGTCATCACAAGGGTGCAATCTACAATCTATAGATCATAGAGAGAGGGCTAATTAAGAACCTGAAGGTGCGCACGTCTCTCTTCCTTGCGCTGAGCCAATGCAATGTAAAGAGGTTTCCTTCCAATCATCTTCCCATTCATTTCTTTCAACTGCATATAATCATCATCCCCAATGAACATTACAATTAATAgattgaagtatatatatatatatatatatgttgaaagATTCTAAATTCAGTTGGAAACTTACAGCTCTTAAAGCTTCTTCAGGATTAGAGTAAGCAACAAATCCAAACCCTCTGCTCAAACCTTGAGCGTTCATCATAacctaaatataacaaaacgcTTCAGTTCAATGTATGCAAAATAAACTATTGAAGATCAGATAGAGATAATGACAAACCTTGCAAGAGGTAACAATCCCGTACTCAGAGAACATCTCCTTGAGCTTCTCATCATTCACACTATCATCAAGATTTTTCAGATACAGATTTGATCCTTGCAATTTCTCAATCCTGCTTTGCCTCTCTTGCTCAAACTTCCTCCTCAATTCCTCTTCCCTCTCCGACTTCTTCTGAGCCCTACCAACAAACAACACATCCTCTCCGAGGCTAATACCATTCATCTTCTCAACAGCAACCGCAGCAGCTTCAGGGCTCTCAAAGTTCACAAACCCGAAACACCTCGATACCCCACTCTGGTCCTTCATCACAACTGCACTAGAGATCTCACCATACTTCCCAAAAGTCTTCTTAAGCTCATCATCAGTGATCTCTTTTGGGAGGTTCTTGACATAAACGTTAGTGAAACGAGGCACAGCACCGCTCTCACTACGGGACCTGTCCTGACGGCGAACAAAATGGCCAACAAAGACTTGCTTGTCATTAAGCAGCATGCCGTTAAGCTTGTCGATAGAAGCCTGAGCGGCTTCCTCTTTCTCAAACTGGACAAAACCATACCCTTTGGAACGTCCCACCACGTCCATCGCAACCTTGCAAGAGAGAATAGTCCCGAAAATCGAGAATGTATCATACAAGGCTTTGTTATCGATAGATGCATCAAGGTTTTTGATGAACACGTTGGCTTTTCCACTCAACCTAGTGCTCGGATCACGGTTCGAGAGCATGATCCTTATAGGCCTGTCTTTTATCGGAGTGTAGTTGAGATTTTCCATCGCTTGACTCGCTgatccaaccaaaaaaaaaacaacaaaacaccaaataagaacaaaagcaaaacacatCATGAacaatattatacaatcctgtCATGTCGTAatccataataataatattaaattccTCAAAgtgaatataaaaataaaataaaagagggattattatataataattgtttacCATCCTCAGGGTTAGAGAAATTGACGTAAGCGTAACCAAGAGAGCGACGAGTCAAATCACGACAAACCCTAACTGTCTGAACAGTAGCGACTGAACTAAACAGATCAAACAGATGTGCCTCATTGATACTCGGATCTAAATCTCCTACGTACAGCGACGAGTTGGGATGCGTTTGCAACGCTTCCACAGCGACAGCAGCAGCCGCAACCGCAGCAACCTGATTCACAGCAGGGAAAGGAGCCGCCGCGGGAGGAGCAGGAGCAGCAGCAACGGGGGGTTGATTAGGAACCTGATCAACCATAGCAGTCGTCGGGGCAATTCCAGATGCAACCGCCGCCGCCATAGCGTCTCTTGATGACTTNNNNNNNNNNNNNNNNNNNNNNNNNNNNNNNNNNNNNNNNNNNNNNNNNNNNNNNNNNNNNNNNNNNNNNNNNNNNNNNNNNNNNNNNNNNNNNNNNNNNNNNNNNNNNNNNNNNNNNNNNNNNNNNNNNNNNNNNNNNNNNNNNNNNNNNNNNNNNNNNNNNNNNNNNNNNNNNNNNNNNNNNNNNNNNNNNNNNNNNNNNNNNNNNNNNNNNNNNNNNNNNNNNNNNNNNNNNNNNNNNNNNNNNNNNNNNNNNNNNNNNNNNNNNNNNNNNNNNNNNNNNNNNNNNNNNNNNNNNNNNNNNNNNNNNNNNNNNNNNNNNNNNNNNNNNNNNNNNNNNNNNNNNNNNNNNNNNNNNNNNNNNNNNNNNNNNNNNNNNNNNNNNNNNNNNNNNNNNNNNNNNNNNNNNNNNNNNNNNNNNNNNNNNNNNNNNNNNNNNNNNNNNNNNNNNNNNNNNNNNNNNNNNNNNNNNNNNNNNNNNNNNNNNNNNNNNNNNNNNNNNNNNNNNNNNNNNNNNNNNNNNNNNNNNNNNNNNNNNNNNNNNNNNNNNNNNNNNNNNNNNNNNNNNNNNNNNNNNNNNNNNNNNNNNNNNNNNNNNNNNNNNNNNNNNNNNNNNNNNNNNNNNNNNNNNNNNNNNNNNNNNNNNNNNNNNNNNNNNNNNNNNNNNNNNNNNNNNNNNNNNNNNNNNNNNNNNNNNNNNNNNNNNNNNNNNNNNNNNNNNNNNNNNNNNNNNNNNNNNNNNNNNNNNNNNNNNNNNNNNNNNNNNNNNNNNNNNNNNNNNNNNNNNNNNNNNNNNNNNNNNNNNNNNNNNNNNNNNNNNNNNNNNNNNNNNNNNNNNNNNNNNNNNNNNNNNNNNNNNNNNNNNNNNNNNNNNNNNNNNNNNNNNNNNNNNNNNNNNNNNNNNNNNNNNNNNNNNNNNNNNNNNNNNNNNNNNNNNNNNNNNNNNNNNNNNNNNNNNNNNNNNNNNNNNNNNNNNNNNNNNNNNNNNNNNNNNNNNNNNNNNNNNNNNNNNNNNNNNNNNNNNNNNNNNNNNNNNNNNNNNNNNNNNNNNNNNNNNNNNNNNNNNNNNNNNNNNNNNNNNNNNNNNNNNNNNNNNNNNNNNNNNNNNNNNNNNNNNNNNNNNNNNNNNNNNNNNNNNNNNNNNNNNNNNNNNNNNNNNNNNNNNNNNNNNNNNNNNNNNNNNNNNNNNNNNNNNNNNNNNNNNNNNNNNNNNNNNNNNNNNNNNNNNNNNNNNNNNNNNNNNNNNNNNNNNNNNNNNNNNNNNNNNNNNNNNNNNNNNNNNNNNNNNNNNNNNNNNNNNNNNNNNNNNNNNNNNNNNNNNNNNNNNNNNNNNNNNNNNNNNNNNNNNNNNNNNNNNNNNNNNNNNNNNNNNNNNNNNNNNN from Camelina sativa cultivar DH55 chromosome 9, Cs, whole genome shotgun sequence encodes:
- the LOC104712744 gene encoding polyadenylate-binding protein 5-like isoform X2, with amino-acid sequence MAAAVASGIAPTTAMVDQVPNQPPVAAAPAPPAAAPFPAVNQVAAVAAAAVAVEALQTHPNSSLYVGDLDPSINEAHLFDLFSSVATVQTVRVCRDLTRRSLGYAYVNFSNPEDASQAMENLNYTPIKDRPIRIMLSNRDPSTRLSGKANVFIKNLDASIDNKALYDTFSIFGTILSCKVAMDVVGRSKGYGFVQFEKEEAAQASIDKLNGMLLNDKQVFVGHFVRRQDRSRSESGAVPRFTNVYVKNLPKEITDDELKKTFGKYGEISSAVVMKDQSGVSRCFGFVNFESPEAAAVAVEKMNGISLGEDVLFVGRAQKKSEREEELRRKFEQERQSRIEKLQGSNLYLKNLDDSVNDEKLKEMFSEYGIVTSCKVMMNAQGLSRGFGFVAYSNPEEALRALKEMNGKMIGRKPLYIALAQRKEERRAHLQSLFTHIRSPGTMSPIPSPMPGFHHHPPGGPMSGPHHPVFIGQNGQGLVPSQPMGYGYNLQFMAGVRPGAGQANFMMPFPFQRQTQPGPHAGFRRGPPGNMQQHFQQQQQTPSPGMRYMGGAVNRRNGMEASAPQGIIPLPLNASAISHNAPQHPHKPSIIPISKLTSELASASPDDHPQMLGENLYPLVEQHEPVHAAKVTGMLLEMDQAEILHLLESPEALKAKVSEALAVLRLSANPPPAGSSVDDQFALSSTE
- the LOC104712744 gene encoding polyadenylate-binding protein 5-like isoform X3 codes for the protein MAAAVASGIAPTTAMVDQVPNQPPVAAAPAPPAAAPFPAVNQVAAVAAAAVAVEALQTHPNSSLYVGDLDPSINEAHLFDLFSSVATVQTVRVCRDLTRRSLGYAYVNFSNPEDASQAMENLNYTPIKDRPIRIMLSNRDPSTRLSGKANVFIKNLDASIDNKALYDTFSIFGTILSCKVAMDVVGRSKGYGFVQFEKEEAAQASIDKLNGMLLNDKQVFVGHFVRRQDRSRSESGAVPRFTNVYVKNLPKEITDDELKKTFGKYGEISSAVVMKDQSGVSRCFGFVNFESPEAAAVAVEKMNGISLGEDVLFVGRAQKKSEREEELRRKFEQERQSRIEKLQGSNLYLKNLDDSVNDEKLKEMFSEYGIVTSCKVMMNAQGLSRGFGFVAYSNPEEALRALKEMNGKMIGRKPLYIALAQRKEERRAHLQSLFTHIRSPGTMSPIPSPMPGFHHHPPGGPMSGPHHPVFIGQNGQGLVPSQPMGYGYNLQFMAGVRPGAGQANFMMPFPFQRQTQPGPHAGFRRGPPGNMQQHFQQQQMLQQTPSPGMRYMGGAVNRRNGMEASAPQGIIPLPLNASAISHNAPQHPHKPSIIPISKLTSELASASPDDHPQMLGENLYPLVEQHEPVHAAKVTGMLLEMDQAEILHLLESPEALKAKVSEALAVLRLSANPPPAGSSVDDQFALSSTE
- the LOC104712744 gene encoding polyadenylate-binding protein 5-like isoform X1 → MAAAVASGIAPTTAMVDQVPNQPPVAAAPAPPAAAPFPAVNQVAAVAAAAVAVEALQTHPNSSLYVGDLDPSINEAHLFDLFSSVATVQTVRVCRDLTRRSLGYAYVNFSNPEDASQAMENLNYTPIKDRPIRIMLSNRDPSTRLSGKANVFIKNLDASIDNKALYDTFSIFGTILSCKVAMDVVGRSKGYGFVQFEKEEAAQASIDKLNGMLLNDKQVFVGHFVRRQDRSRSESGAVPRFTNVYVKNLPKEITDDELKKTFGKYGEISSAVVMKDQSGVSRCFGFVNFESPEAAAVAVEKMNGISLGEDVLFVGRAQKKSEREEELRRKFEQERQSRIEKLQGSNLYLKNLDDSVNDEKLKEMFSEYGIVTSCKVMMNAQGLSRGFGFVAYSNPEEALRALKEMNGKMIGRKPLYIALAQRKEERRAHLQSLFTHIRSPGTMSPIPSPMPGFHHHPPGGPMSGPHHPVFIGQNGQGLVPSQPMGYGYNLQFMAGVRPGAGQANFMMPFPFQRQTQPGPHAGFRRGPPGNMQQHFQQQQMLQQTPSPGMRYMGGAVNRRNGMEASAPQGIIPLPLNASAISHNAPQHPHKPSIIPISKLTSELASASPDDHPQMLGENLYPLVEQHEPVHAAKVTGMLLEMDQAEILHLLESPEALKAKVSEALAVLRLSANPPPAGSSVDDQFALSSTE